A single window of Intrasporangium calvum DSM 43043 DNA harbors:
- the mshB gene encoding N-acetyl-1-D-myo-inositol-2-amino-2-deoxy-alpha-D-glucopyranoside deacetylase: MAQRLVLVHAHPDDETLTCGTTIAHHVARGDEVHVVTCTLGEEGEVIPPDLEELEGHPDDLLAAHRRGELAAALDALGATGHLLGHDGLGSRRYRDSGMVGSAAAARPDAFVNADLAEAGAALAALLREVRPDVVITYDPQGGYSHPDHIQAHRLTRAALDQLADTELPTHTYEILTPRTWADEDRAWTRGASPAAYGLVVPGADDPHPPSVVDDERVTHVVEDPATRAAKLAALRAHETQVIVATDDLHALSNRIARRTTDREGFGRVDPRTWEPWPD; this comes from the coding sequence ATGGCCCAGCGACTCGTCCTCGTCCACGCCCACCCCGACGACGAGACCCTGACCTGCGGGACGACGATCGCCCATCACGTGGCCCGGGGCGACGAGGTCCACGTCGTCACGTGCACGCTCGGCGAGGAGGGTGAGGTCATCCCCCCGGACCTCGAGGAGCTCGAGGGACACCCCGACGACCTGCTCGCCGCCCACCGCCGCGGGGAGCTCGCCGCGGCCCTCGACGCGCTCGGCGCCACCGGCCACCTGCTCGGGCACGACGGGCTCGGGAGCCGCCGCTACCGCGACTCCGGCATGGTCGGCTCGGCCGCCGCCGCACGGCCGGACGCCTTCGTCAACGCCGACCTGGCCGAGGCAGGCGCCGCGCTCGCGGCCCTGCTCCGCGAGGTGCGCCCCGACGTCGTCATCACCTACGACCCGCAGGGCGGCTACAGCCACCCCGACCACATCCAGGCCCACCGCCTCACCCGGGCCGCGCTCGACCAGCTCGCCGACACCGAGCTGCCCACGCACACCTACGAGATCCTCACCCCACGGACCTGGGCCGACGAGGACCGCGCCTGGACCCGGGGAGCGAGCCCAGCGGCATACGGCCTCGTCGTGCCCGGCGCGGACGACCCCCACCCGCCCTCGGTCGTCGACGACGAGCGGGTCACCCACGTCGTCGAGGACCCCGCCACGCGCGCCGCCAAGCTCGCCGCGCTGCGGGCCCACGAGACCCAGGTCATCGTCGCCACCGACGACCTCCACGCCCTGTCCAACCGCATCGCGCGGCGCACGACCGACCGGGAGGGCTTCGGGCGGGTGGACCCGCGGACCTGGGAGCCCTGGCCCGACTGA
- a CDS encoding VanW family protein: MALNDRRATILRLLIAAVVLIGGYLGLAAWSAQHLPATVSVGGIPIGGLTEDEAEAAVETKSAPLLATPIALSVPGIDDPVDIVPADVGFSVDAARTLEGLTGFTLNPITVWNRLVGSVQAPLLTHVDDDVLTERLTKLAPSVETKPTEGAVTFPDGKVDVTAPVPGRTLDIAGTKLALRKAFPHSTTATATVSPVEPEVTGQAVAAAAKDFGEKAMSGPITVVAGKSKGTIDPADYAPAVTMVPDGAGALVPKFDKAKLTAVVADKVQVETKAAKDARWTFEGGRPKIVPSVDGTAVDESTIADGVIAAMTSADRRVELKVVTTKPKFTTYHARKAGVKELVVDFQSPFPPEDTTRTQNLIVASRAINGTYLAPGETFSLNGILGERTTAKGYQDGTVIINGRLTRGTGGGISQVSTVIYNMAYFAGAQTLEFTPHAFFIPRYPEGREATVFWPSVDNKWKNDTPYGMLLQTWVEGGYVHGRVWSTKVWDIKSIKSERRNVKQPETIKDDSPTCYPQQPQPGFDVTVTRQWYRPGSSTLVKSEKVNTHYIPEHEIICTDPNAKP, translated from the coding sequence ATGGCCCTGAACGACCGCCGCGCCACCATCCTTCGGCTGCTCATCGCCGCCGTCGTGCTCATCGGTGGCTACCTCGGCCTCGCCGCGTGGTCGGCCCAGCACCTGCCGGCCACCGTCTCCGTCGGCGGCATCCCGATCGGCGGCCTCACCGAGGACGAGGCCGAGGCCGCCGTCGAGACGAAGTCGGCACCGCTCCTCGCCACGCCCATCGCGCTCAGCGTCCCCGGCATCGACGACCCCGTCGACATCGTGCCGGCCGACGTCGGCTTCTCCGTCGACGCGGCGCGGACCCTCGAGGGGCTCACCGGCTTCACCCTCAACCCGATCACCGTTTGGAACCGTCTCGTCGGCTCTGTCCAGGCCCCGCTGCTCACCCACGTCGACGACGACGTCCTCACCGAGCGCCTCACCAAGCTCGCCCCGTCCGTCGAGACCAAGCCGACCGAGGGGGCGGTCACCTTCCCCGACGGCAAGGTCGACGTCACCGCCCCCGTCCCGGGCCGCACCCTCGACATCGCCGGCACCAAGCTCGCGCTGCGCAAGGCCTTCCCCCACTCGACGACCGCGACCGCCACGGTCAGCCCGGTCGAGCCCGAGGTGACCGGCCAGGCCGTCGCCGCCGCGGCCAAGGACTTCGGCGAGAAGGCCATGTCCGGGCCCATCACCGTCGTCGCCGGCAAGAGCAAGGGCACGATCGATCCGGCGGACTACGCGCCCGCCGTGACGATGGTGCCGGACGGCGCGGGCGCCCTCGTGCCGAAGTTCGACAAGGCGAAGCTGACCGCCGTCGTCGCCGACAAGGTCCAGGTCGAGACGAAGGCCGCCAAGGACGCCCGGTGGACCTTCGAGGGCGGCCGGCCCAAGATCGTCCCCTCCGTCGACGGGACCGCCGTCGACGAGTCGACCATCGCCGACGGCGTCATCGCCGCGATGACCTCCGCCGACCGCCGCGTCGAGCTCAAGGTCGTCACGACGAAGCCGAAGTTCACGACCTACCACGCGAGGAAGGCCGGGGTGAAGGAGCTCGTCGTCGACTTCCAGTCACCGTTCCCGCCCGAGGACACGACCCGCACCCAGAACCTCATCGTCGCCAGCCGGGCCATCAACGGGACCTACCTCGCCCCGGGGGAGACCTTCAGCCTCAACGGCATCCTCGGCGAGCGCACCACGGCCAAGGGCTACCAGGACGGCACCGTCATCATCAACGGCCGCCTCACCCGCGGCACCGGTGGTGGCATCTCGCAGGTGTCGACCGTCATCTACAACATGGCCTACTTCGCCGGCGCGCAGACCCTCGAGTTCACGCCGCACGCGTTCTTCATCCCGCGCTACCCCGAGGGGCGGGAGGCCACCGTCTTCTGGCCGAGCGTCGACAACAAGTGGAAGAACGACACGCCCTACGGGATGCTCCTCCAGACCTGGGTCGAGGGCGGCTACGTCCACGGGCGCGTGTGGTCGACCAAGGTGTGGGACATCAAGTCCATCAAGAGCGAGCGGCGCAACGTCAAGCAGCCCGAGACGATCAAGGACGACTCGCCGACCTGCTACCCGCAGCAGCCGCAGCCGGGCTTCGACGTGACGGTGACGCGGCAGTGGTACCGACCGGGCTCCTCGACGCTGGTCAAGAGCGAGAAGGTCAACACCCACTACATCCCCGAGCACGAGATCATCTGCACCGACCCCAACGCCAAGCCCTGA